The Miscanthus floridulus cultivar M001 chromosome 7, ASM1932011v1, whole genome shotgun sequence genome includes a region encoding these proteins:
- the LOC136467596 gene encoding protein KINESIN LIGHT CHAIN-RELATED 2-like, protein MPGITVDGVVAEEVPSGVNSSPQNENLPAPKSTAASTMAASMQSETLEMHVEGSGAGEPSIEQLYNNVCEMESSSEGGSPSRESFGSDGEESRIDSELRHLVAGEMEAMKVIEEEEENGSVANVVPPAPAENGTQVKEQSSNSSKKSKKASKSQLESDASVGPNGKASTEEGESEVSKPASRVGRRRKSNANPQNGTEDAGLDNPDLGPFLLKHARDLIASENPRRALKYALRATKSFEKCAGGKPSLNLVMSLHVVAAIYCNLGKYEEAVPVLHRSLEIPVIEEGQEHALAKFSGCMQLGDTYGMLGQTALSLQWYASGLEIQKQTLGEQDPRVGETCRYLAEAHVQALQLDEAQRLCQIALDIHREHGETASLEETADRRLMGLICDTKGDHEAALEHLVMASMAMVANGQETEVASVDCSIGDIYLSLGRYDEAVFAYQKALTVFKTSKGENHATVASVFVRLADLYNKTGKLRESKSYCENALKIYQKPIPGTSLEEIATGLTDVSAIYETMNEHEQALKLLQKALKMYNNSAGQQSTIAGIEAQMGVLHYILGNYGESYDSFKSAIAKLRTCGEKKSAFFGIALNQMGLACVQRYSINEAAELFEEARTVLEQEYGPYHPDTLGVYSNLAGTYDAMGRLDEAIEILEYVVGMREEKLGTANPDVDDEKRRLGELLKEAGRVRSRKAKSLENLLETNPYTATKRNAVAA, encoded by the exons ATGCCTGGAATTACAGTGGATGGAGTTGTTGCAGAGGAGGTGCCGAGCGGGGTGAATTCCTCTCCACAGAACGAAAATCTGCCCGCCCCAAAGTCGACGGCAGCTTCAACGATGGCAGCAAGCATGCAAAGCGAGACACTTGAGATGCATGTTGAGGGCTCCGGTGCTGGGGAGCCCTCAATTGAGCAGCTCTACAACAATGTGTGCGAGATGGAGAGCTCAAGTGAGGGTGGCTCCCCATCGCGCGAGAGCTTTGGCTCAGATGGGGAGGAGTCTAGGATTGACTCAGAGCTTCGCCATCTTGTTGCTGGGGAGATGGAGGCCATGAAGGTtattgaggaggaagaggagaatgGGAGTGTTGCCAACGTTGTACCCCCTGCTCCTGCTGAGAATGGGACCCAAGTAAAGGAACAGTCTTCCAATTCGTCCAAGAAGTCGAAGAAGGCCTCAAAATCACAGCTTGAATCTGATGCCTCTGTTGGTCCCAATGGGAAGGCGTCCACTGAGGAAGGTGAGAGCGAGGTCAGCAAACCGGCAAGCCGAGTTGGCCGTCGGCGGAAATCAAATGCCAATCCACAGAATGGAACAGAAGATGCTGGGCTTGATAACCCAGACCTTGGTCCATTTCTTCTCAAACATGCAAGAGACTTGATTGCCTCAGAAAACCCACGGCGGGCACTGAAATATGCTCTCCGTGCAACAAAGTCATTTGAGAAATGTGCTGGTGGAAAGCCAAGCTTGAACTTAGTGATGAGTTTGCATGTCGTTGCAGCAATCTACTGCAACTTGGGAAAATACGAAGAGGCTGTACCTGTGCTGCATCGATCCCTTGAGATCCCTGTAATTGAGGAAGGTCAGGAACATGCTCTTGCAAAGTTTTCTGGTTGCATGCAGTTGGGGGACACCTATGGCATGCTAGGTCAAACTGCACTCTCACTGCAATGGTATGCTTCTGGGCTTGAAATCCAAAAGCAAACATTGGGAGAGCAAGACCCAAGGGTTGGAGAGACTTGTCGGTACTTAGCTGAGGCCCATGTGCAAGCACTACAACTCGATGAAGCACAAAGATTGTGTCAGATAGCCCTTGACATCCACAGGGAGCATGGCGAGACAGCCTCACTAGAAGAAACAGCTGATAGGAGGCTGATGGGTCTAATTTGTGACACCAAGGGTGATCATGAAGCTGCCCTGGAGCATCTAGTGATGGCCAGCATGGCCATGGTAGCCAATGGTCAGGAGACAGAGGTGGCCTCAGTGGATTGCAGCATTGGTGATATCTACCTCTCCTTGGGCCGGTACGATGAGGCCGTGTTTGCTTACCAGAAAGCTCTTACTGTATTCAAGACCAGCAAAGGGGAGAATCATGCAACTGTGGCTTCTGTTTTTGTGCGCCTAGCAGATCTGTACAATAAGACAGGGAAGCTGAGGGAGTCAAAATCTTACTGTGAAAATGCCCTCAAAATTTACCAAAAACCTATTCCAGGGACTTCTCTGGAAGAAATTGCCACTGGTTTAACTGATGTTTCAGCCATATATGAGACAATGAATGAGCATGAGCAAGCACTCAAGTTACTTCAGAAGGCTTTAAAAATGTACAACAATTCTGCCGGCCAACAGAGTACAATTGCTGGTATTGAGGCTCAGATGGGCGTTTTGCACTATATTTTGGGCAATTATGGTGAGTCCTATGATTCCTTCAAGAGCGCGATTGCAAAGCTCCGCACTTGTGGTGAGAAAAAGTCTGCCTTTTTCGGGATTGCCCTCAACCAGATGGGCTTGGCATGTGTTCAAAGatattcaataaatgaagcagcAGAATTGTTTGAGGAAGCTAGAACTGTTCTGGAACAAGAATACGGGCCATATCATCCAGATACTTTAGGAGTATACAGTAATCTTGCTGGAACTTATGATGCAATGGGCAG ACTGGATGAGGCCATCGAGATCTTGGAATATGTCGTTGGAATGCGCGAGGAGAAGCTAGGTACGGCAAACCCAGATGTCGACGACGAGAAGCGGAGGCTTGGGGAGCTATTGAAGGAGGCTGGCCGGGTGCGAAGCAGAAAGGCAAAATCACTGGAGAATCTGCTCGAGACCAACCCATATACGGCCACCAAGAGAAATGCAGTTGCGGCATGA